In one Cellulomonas sp. JZ18 genomic region, the following are encoded:
- a CDS encoding TetR/AcrR family transcriptional regulator, whose product MTTPQPAPDAAADPAAVVGGLRERKKAQRRVALVDATHRLVREHGLDGVTVEMVCAEAGVSPRTFFNYFPTKDDAVLGHAPWALDEGAAAAFVAGGPTGHLLEDLFALLAPVLEDPPLGHERMHRAIELAAEHPRLMAHHVAWMDQQKDRLLEVVRARLGAASPHLADTVAGLVLVLVHSTFVRWEAAGGDGDPAGHARDVLADLRAIVTA is encoded by the coding sequence GTGACGACCCCTCAGCCCGCTCCTGACGCGGCCGCCGACCCGGCGGCCGTGGTGGGCGGGCTGCGGGAGCGCAAGAAGGCACAGCGTCGCGTGGCGCTCGTCGACGCGACGCACCGGCTGGTCCGTGAGCACGGCCTGGACGGCGTGACCGTCGAGATGGTCTGCGCGGAGGCGGGCGTCTCGCCGCGGACGTTCTTCAACTACTTCCCGACGAAGGACGACGCGGTGCTCGGGCACGCGCCGTGGGCCCTCGACGAGGGCGCGGCCGCCGCGTTCGTGGCCGGCGGCCCGACGGGGCACCTGCTCGAGGACCTCTTCGCGCTCCTCGCGCCCGTGCTCGAGGACCCGCCGCTCGGGCACGAGCGCATGCACCGCGCCATCGAGCTCGCGGCCGAGCACCCGCGTCTCATGGCCCACCACGTCGCCTGGATGGACCAGCAGAAGGACCGTCTGCTCGAGGTGGTCCGCGCCCGGCTCGGCGCGGCCTCCCCACACCTGGCGGACACCGTCGCAGGGCTCGTGCTCGTGCTCGTGCACAGCACGTTCGTGCGCTGGGAGGCCGCCGGCGGCGACGGCGACCCGGCGGGCCACGCCCGCGACGTCCTCGCCGACCTGCGCGCCATCGTCACCGCCTGA
- the dhaM gene encoding dihydroxyacetone kinase phosphoryl donor subunit DhaM gives MGERWARVALVLVSHSRALAEGTAEVAAQMAPGVRIVPAGGLDNGGIGTSFDRVEAAVHDAAADGRAVVVLTDLGSAVMTTESVLEAVDPDLAERVRLADAPFVEGAVAAGVTAHGGGDLEAVLASAHDAGGTFAGFTPGGADAAARDGVAGSDGAPVTDADGVVRASAVVRNRLGLHARPAAVLARALAGYDARVRVNGANGASVLELMKLGAGQGARLEVVGEGPQAAAAVQRFVSAVEDGFGEE, from the coding sequence ATGGGGGAGCGGTGGGCGCGGGTCGCGCTCGTGCTGGTGTCGCACTCGCGTGCGCTCGCGGAGGGGACGGCCGAGGTCGCCGCGCAGATGGCGCCCGGGGTCCGCATCGTCCCGGCCGGCGGGCTCGACAACGGCGGGATCGGCACGAGCTTCGACCGCGTCGAGGCGGCGGTGCACGACGCGGCGGCCGACGGTCGTGCCGTGGTGGTGCTGACCGACCTGGGCTCCGCCGTCATGACGACCGAGTCCGTGCTCGAGGCCGTCGACCCCGACCTCGCGGAGCGGGTGCGGCTCGCCGACGCGCCGTTCGTCGAGGGTGCCGTGGCCGCGGGGGTCACGGCGCACGGCGGGGGCGACCTCGAGGCCGTGCTGGCCTCGGCGCACGACGCGGGCGGCACCTTCGCGGGGTTCACCCCGGGGGGCGCCGACGCGGCCGCCCGCGACGGCGTGGCCGGGAGCGACGGCGCGCCCGTCACCGACGCGGACGGGGTGGTGCGCGCGTCGGCGGTGGTGCGCAACCGGCTCGGCCTGCACGCCCGGCCCGCCGCGGTGCTCGCGCGGGCCCTGGCGGGGTACGACGCGCGGGTGCGCGTCAACGGCGCCAACGGGGCGAGCGTCCTGGAGCTGATGAAGCTCGGCGCGGGGCAGGGCGCACGGCTCGAGGTGGTCGGTGAGGGGCCGCAGGCCGCCGCGGCGGTGCAGCGCTTCGTCAGCGCCGTCGAGGACGGGTTCGGGGAGGAGTAG
- a CDS encoding signal peptidase I: MRILKAVGSAAVWAVAAVGVLSVLVWAASALGLVKPLVVISGSMEPRIMTGDLLLAVPTPTDELQVGDVATIRDEHTGRLVSHRVVSVEPSGDGRWDVRMKGDANVSPDGGTYVVGDRVWQPVAQVSGGGDVLARVTQPSVAIPFGVALAALLGLSLLPPTTPQAASAVVVPEGQGSVPEEVRS, translated from the coding sequence ATGCGGATCCTGAAGGCTGTCGGCAGCGCGGCGGTCTGGGCCGTCGCGGCCGTCGGCGTGCTGTCGGTCCTCGTGTGGGCCGCGAGCGCACTCGGGCTGGTCAAGCCGCTCGTCGTGATCTCCGGATCCATGGAGCCGCGGATCATGACCGGCGACCTCCTGCTCGCCGTGCCGACGCCCACCGACGAGCTGCAGGTGGGCGACGTCGCGACGATCAGGGACGAGCACACCGGGCGGCTGGTGTCGCACCGGGTCGTCTCCGTGGAGCCGTCGGGCGACGGGCGCTGGGACGTGCGCATGAAGGGCGACGCGAACGTGTCGCCCGACGGGGGCACGTACGTGGTCGGCGACCGCGTGTGGCAGCCGGTCGCCCAGGTCAGCGGGGGCGGCGACGTCCTCGCGCGCGTGACGCAGCCGTCCGTCGCGATCCCGTTCGGCGTCGCGCTCGCCGCACTACTGGGCCTCAGCCTCCTGCCGCCGACGACGCCGCAGGCAGCGTCGGCGGTCGTGGTGCCGGAGGGGCAGGGGTCCGTGCCGGAGGAGGTGCGGTCGTGA
- the dhaK gene encoding dihydroxyacetone kinase subunit DhaK, giving the protein MKKLINDPQDVVVESVEGFGLAHADLVRVHRDPLFLTRTGGAVPGKVGLVSGGGSGHEPLHGGFVGVGMLDAAVPGAMFTSPTPDQVAPAIAAADGGAGVLTIVKNYTGDVLNFETAAELAEADGITVRSVLVNDDVAVEDSLYTAGRRGVAGTVAVEKIAGAAAERGDDLDAVAAVAERVVANVRSMGVALTACTVPHAGRPSFDLPEDEIEVGIGIHGEPGRRRVPLASADEITEMLLTPVVEDLGLRGGEQVLLLVNGMGGTPASELYVVYRRARALLSERGVEVTRSLVGNYVTSLEMQGASVTVLRLDDELTALWDAPVHTAALRW; this is encoded by the coding sequence GTGAAGAAGCTCATCAACGACCCGCAGGACGTCGTCGTCGAGTCGGTCGAGGGCTTCGGCCTCGCACACGCCGACCTCGTGCGGGTGCACCGCGACCCGCTGTTCCTCACGCGCACCGGCGGCGCCGTCCCCGGCAAGGTCGGGCTGGTCAGCGGCGGGGGCAGCGGGCACGAGCCGCTGCACGGCGGCTTCGTCGGCGTCGGGATGCTCGACGCGGCCGTGCCCGGCGCGATGTTCACGTCGCCGACCCCGGACCAGGTCGCGCCCGCGATCGCGGCGGCGGACGGTGGTGCGGGCGTCCTGACGATCGTGAAGAACTACACCGGGGACGTCCTCAACTTCGAGACCGCGGCCGAGCTGGCGGAGGCCGACGGCATCACGGTCCGCTCGGTGCTCGTGAACGACGACGTCGCCGTCGAGGACTCCCTGTACACGGCCGGCCGCCGCGGCGTCGCCGGAACCGTGGCGGTGGAGAAGATCGCCGGCGCCGCCGCCGAGCGCGGCGACGACCTCGACGCGGTCGCGGCCGTGGCCGAGCGCGTCGTGGCGAACGTGCGGTCCATGGGGGTCGCGCTCACGGCGTGCACGGTCCCGCACGCGGGCCGCCCGAGCTTCGACCTGCCCGAGGACGAGATCGAGGTCGGCATCGGCATCCACGGCGAGCCGGGGCGCCGGCGGGTCCCCCTGGCGAGCGCGGACGAGATCACCGAGATGCTGCTCACCCCCGTCGTCGAGGACCTGGGCCTGCGCGGGGGCGAGCAGGTGCTGCTGCTCGTGAACGGCATGGGCGGCACGCCCGCCTCGGAGCTGTACGTCGTCTATCGTCGGGCACGCGCGTTGCTCTCCGAGCGCGGGGTCGAGGTGACCCGCTCGCTCGTCGGCAACTACGTGACTTCGCTGGAGATGCAGGGTGCGTCGGTCACCGTCCTGCGTCTGGACGACGAGCTGACCGCGCTCTGGGACGCCCCCGTGCACACCGCCGCACTGCGCTGGTGA
- the smc gene encoding chromosome segregation protein SMC, translated as MHLKTLTLRGFKSFASATTLSLEPGITCVVGPNGSGKSNVVDALAWVMGEQGAKSLRGGKMEDVIFAGTSGRPPLGRAEVSLTIDNSDGALPIEYSEVTISRTLFRNGGSEYAINGRPCRLLDIQDLLSDSGLGREMHVIVGQGQLDAVLRATPEERRGFIEEAAGVLKHRKRKEKALRKLDAMQGNLTRLADLTAEIRRQLGPLGRQAEVARKAAVVQADLRDARARLLADDLAQLRAQLEQEIADESALRTRREDVEARLTVAREELAALEREAAEAAPAVSEASDVWYRLSSLRERLRGTASLAADRARLLGAAAAERAPGQDPADLEAQAARVRAAEQELATEVASARAAVAAATDDRQAAEAAATAAERALADLQRAAADRREGVARLAGQVAARRSRVEATEAEIGRLRESLAAAEERARDATTRFAALETQVAGVEEGEEGLDAAHEAAAEALDEAVARVAALEEALRAAERERDQQASRAETLEMSLSRKDGAGALLAADDLPGVVGSVAALLQVEPRDEEAVVAALGALADAVAVESVDAAVDAIRHLRTEDAGRAALLVAGADTAPAVPLPDGVDRAVDLVQAPASVRDAVHALLADVVVVDDLAAARPLVAAHPHLVVATRTGDVLSRFRASGGSASAPSALHLQAALETARETGARAAATAERLRFELAAAREERGAAQDAVDAALDRLNESDAALAAVAEQLGQLGSAARAARAEAERVERSLEAADSRLAEDHAALAELTQRLAAAEQQPEDTEAEIAAATTRRDGAAAAATAARSRETEARLTLRTSEERARALAGRAEGLERAAAAERAARERAAARERERRRQAAVASAVHTGAVRATALLERALQRAADERDAAEAARAERERRIADVRGRVDVLARELAELTDVAHRDEVARTQQRLRIEQLETRSVEDLGLDPDVLVEEFGPHRDVPVVLPPGAEPESGAPTAVPYVRAEQEKRLRAAERGLAQLGRVNPLALEEFAALEERHRFLTEQLADLKKSRADLLEIVKEIDERVERVFAEAYRDTAAAFDDVFPRLFPGGEGRLVLTDPDDMLTTGIEVEARPAGKKVKRLSLLSGGERSLTAVALLVAIFKARPSPFYVMDEVEAALDDANLGRLLEIFRELQRDSQLIVVTHQKRTMEIADALYGVTMRGDGVTTVISQRMREEQPA; from the coding sequence GTGCACCTGAAGACCCTGACCCTGCGCGGGTTCAAGTCGTTCGCCTCCGCGACGACGCTGAGCCTCGAGCCGGGCATCACCTGCGTCGTCGGGCCGAACGGCTCCGGCAAGTCGAACGTCGTGGACGCGCTGGCGTGGGTGATGGGGGAGCAGGGCGCCAAGTCGCTGCGCGGCGGGAAGATGGAGGACGTCATCTTCGCCGGCACGTCGGGCCGTCCGCCGCTCGGCCGGGCCGAGGTCTCGCTCACGATCGACAACAGCGACGGCGCGCTGCCGATCGAGTACTCCGAGGTGACGATCTCCCGGACGCTGTTCCGCAACGGCGGCTCCGAGTACGCGATCAACGGCCGACCCTGCCGGCTGCTCGACATCCAGGACCTGCTGAGCGACTCGGGCCTGGGACGCGAGATGCACGTCATCGTCGGGCAGGGGCAGCTCGACGCCGTGCTGCGTGCGACGCCTGAGGAGCGACGTGGCTTCATCGAGGAGGCGGCGGGCGTCCTCAAGCACCGCAAGCGCAAGGAGAAGGCGCTGCGCAAGCTCGACGCGATGCAGGGCAACCTCACGCGTCTGGCGGACCTCACGGCGGAGATCCGCCGGCAGCTCGGGCCGCTGGGCCGGCAGGCGGAGGTCGCGCGCAAGGCCGCGGTCGTGCAGGCGGACCTGCGCGACGCCCGTGCGCGGCTGCTGGCGGACGACCTCGCCCAGCTGCGCGCCCAGCTCGAGCAGGAGATCGCCGACGAGTCCGCGCTGCGCACCCGCCGCGAGGACGTCGAGGCGCGGCTGACCGTCGCCCGCGAGGAGCTGGCGGCCCTGGAGCGGGAGGCGGCCGAGGCGGCGCCGGCCGTGAGCGAGGCGAGCGACGTCTGGTACCGGCTGTCGTCGCTGCGCGAGCGCCTGCGCGGCACGGCGTCGCTCGCCGCCGACCGTGCCCGCCTGCTCGGCGCCGCGGCGGCCGAGCGTGCGCCCGGGCAGGACCCCGCCGACCTGGAGGCGCAGGCGGCGCGCGTGCGGGCGGCCGAGCAGGAGCTGGCGACGGAGGTGGCGTCGGCGCGCGCCGCGGTGGCCGCCGCGACCGACGACCGCCAGGCGGCCGAGGCTGCCGCGACGGCGGCGGAGCGGGCGCTCGCGGACCTGCAGCGCGCCGCGGCGGACCGGCGCGAGGGCGTGGCGCGTCTGGCGGGGCAGGTCGCCGCCCGCCGCAGCCGCGTCGAGGCGACCGAGGCCGAGATCGGGCGGCTGCGCGAGTCCCTCGCGGCGGCGGAGGAGCGTGCTCGCGACGCGACGACCCGGTTCGCGGCCCTCGAGACCCAGGTCGCCGGCGTGGAGGAGGGGGAGGAGGGGCTCGACGCCGCGCACGAGGCCGCCGCCGAGGCGCTCGACGAGGCGGTCGCCCGGGTCGCGGCCCTCGAGGAGGCCCTGCGCGCGGCGGAGCGCGAGCGCGACCAGCAGGCCTCGCGGGCGGAGACGCTCGAGATGTCGCTGAGCCGCAAGGACGGCGCCGGTGCGCTGCTCGCCGCCGACGACCTGCCCGGTGTGGTCGGTTCGGTCGCGGCGCTGCTCCAGGTCGAGCCGCGGGACGAGGAGGCGGTCGTCGCCGCGCTCGGCGCCCTCGCCGACGCCGTCGCGGTCGAGTCGGTCGACGCCGCGGTCGACGCGATCCGGCACCTGCGCACCGAGGACGCGGGCCGGGCGGCGCTGCTCGTCGCGGGGGCGGACACGGCGCCCGCCGTGCCGCTGCCGGACGGCGTCGACCGCGCGGTCGACCTGGTCCAGGCGCCCGCGTCCGTCCGCGACGCCGTGCACGCGCTGCTCGCGGACGTCGTCGTCGTGGACGACCTCGCCGCCGCGCGTCCCCTCGTCGCCGCGCACCCCCACCTCGTCGTCGCCACGCGCACGGGTGACGTCCTGTCCCGCTTCCGGGCGTCGGGCGGCTCCGCGTCCGCGCCGTCCGCCCTGCACCTGCAGGCGGCGCTCGAGACCGCCCGTGAGACGGGCGCACGGGCTGCCGCGACGGCCGAGCGGCTGCGCTTCGAGCTCGCCGCCGCCCGTGAGGAGCGCGGCGCCGCCCAGGACGCCGTCGACGCCGCGCTGGACCGGCTCAACGAGTCCGACGCCGCGCTCGCGGCCGTCGCGGAGCAGCTGGGTCAGCTCGGCTCCGCGGCCCGGGCGGCCCGCGCCGAGGCGGAGCGGGTGGAGCGGTCGCTCGAGGCGGCGGACAGCCGGCTGGCGGAGGACCACGCCGCGCTCGCCGAGCTCACGCAGCGCCTCGCGGCCGCCGAGCAGCAGCCCGAGGACACCGAGGCGGAGATCGCGGCGGCGACGACGCGCCGGGACGGGGCCGCCGCCGCGGCGACGGCGGCGCGCTCGCGCGAGACCGAGGCGCGGCTGACGCTGCGCACGAGCGAGGAGCGCGCGCGGGCGCTGGCCGGCCGCGCCGAGGGGCTCGAGCGGGCGGCAGCCGCCGAGCGGGCCGCGCGTGAGCGGGCCGCGGCGCGCGAGCGGGAGCGCCGTCGGCAGGCGGCGGTCGCGTCAGCCGTGCACACCGGCGCGGTGCGCGCCACGGCCCTGCTCGAGCGGGCGCTGCAGCGTGCAGCCGACGAGCGCGACGCGGCGGAGGCCGCGCGTGCCGAGCGGGAGCGCCGCATCGCGGACGTGCGCGGCCGCGTCGACGTCCTCGCCCGCGAGCTGGCCGAGCTGACCGACGTCGCGCACCGCGACGAGGTCGCGCGGACGCAGCAGCGCCTGCGCATCGAGCAGCTCGAGACCCGCTCCGTCGAGGACCTGGGCCTGGACCCCGACGTCCTCGTCGAGGAGTTCGGCCCGCACCGGGACGTGCCGGTCGTGCTGCCCCCCGGCGCGGAGCCGGAGTCCGGCGCGCCGACGGCGGTGCCCTACGTGCGCGCGGAGCAGGAGAAGCGGCTGCGGGCCGCCGAGCGCGGGCTCGCCCAGCTGGGCCGGGTCAACCCGCTCGCGCTCGAGGAGTTCGCCGCGCTGGAGGAGCGGCACCGGTTCCTCACGGAGCAGCTCGCGGACCTCAAGAAGTCCCGCGCGGACCTGCTCGAGATCGTCAAGGAGATCGACGAGCGCGTGGAGCGCGTCTTCGCGGAGGCGTACCGGGACACGGCGGCGGCCTTCGACGACGTCTTCCCGCGCCTGTTCCCCGGCGGCGAGGGCCGCCTCGTGCTCACCGACCCGGACGACATGCTGACGACCGGCATCGAGGTCGAGGCCCGGCCTGCGGGCAAGAAGGTCAAGCGACTGTCGCTGCTGTCCGGCGGCGAGCGGTCGCTCACGGCCGTCGCGCTGCTCGTCGCGATCTTCAAGGCCCGGCCGAGCCCGTTCTACGTCATGGACGAGGTCGAGGCGGCGCTCGACGACGCGAACCTGGGCCGGCTGCTGGAGATCTTCCGCGAGCTCCAGCGCGACTCGCAGCTCATCGTCGTCACGCACCAGAAGCGCACGATGGAGATCGCCGACGCGCTCTACGGGGTCACCATGCGCGGCGACGGGGTGACGACCGTCATCAGCCAGCGGATGCGCGAGGAGCAGCCGGCCTGA
- the ndk gene encoding nucleoside-diphosphate kinase, with the protein MADAPLPQRTLVLVKPDGVRRGHVGEVLRRIEAKGYTLVAVELRQADEALLAEHYAEHAGKPFVQALIDFMRSGPVLAAVVEGHRVIEGFRSLAGATDPTVAAPGTIRGDLARDWGTKLIENIVHGSDGEESAAREIALWFPHL; encoded by the coding sequence ATGGCAGACGCACCCCTCCCGCAGCGCACCCTCGTCCTGGTCAAGCCCGACGGCGTCCGGCGCGGGCACGTCGGCGAGGTCCTGCGCCGCATCGAGGCGAAGGGCTACACGCTCGTCGCCGTCGAGCTGCGCCAGGCCGACGAGGCGCTCCTCGCCGAGCACTACGCCGAGCACGCCGGCAAGCCGTTCGTCCAGGCGCTCATCGACTTCATGCGGTCGGGCCCCGTGCTCGCCGCTGTCGTCGAGGGGCACCGCGTGATCGAGGGCTTCCGCTCGCTCGCGGGCGCGACCGACCCGACCGTCGCGGCCCCCGGCACCATCCGCGGCGACCTCGCCCGCGACTGGGGCACCAAGCTGATCGAGAACATCGTGCACGGCTCGGACGGCGAGGAGTCCGCCGCTCGCGAGATCGCCCTCTGGTTCCCGCACCTCTGA
- a CDS encoding MDR family MFS transporter translates to MAGTATAPGRADDAPLVVLTPRTVWLIFGALMASMFLSSLDQSIVGTAMPTIVGELDGVEHQGWVVTAYILAIAIVMPLYGKFGDLWGRRWPFLVAIALFTLGSAVAGFAGSFGWLVVGRGVQGLGGGGLMILSQAIIADIVPAKDRGKYMGPMGALFGIAAVVGPLLGGLFTEHADWRWCFWINIPIGAAAFAVAWFALKLPTHRSGRRIDVAGILFVVLGTSGLVLATSWESWSGQRGYDWSDPGLLALVVGTLASIALFVLAEAKASDPILPLRLFRNPTFTIATTIGFILGMGMFSALAFLPTFLQMSTGVGVTQSGYLLLPMMAGVMLTAIGSGIAITRTGRYKVFPVVGLAITTVGMVWLTRITGDMSMWLFGAMIFVLGAGMGLVMQTIVLAVQNAVDPHELGTATSANNFFREIGAAVGVAVFSTMFTSRLVDQVTDVFADVPQGAGAGEASGLTPDAVQQLPEPFRTGVIDAYADSLSSSFWYFIPLVVVGFVLALFLREVALSDVAGMVARGEAVADPSRATQAGEPDVAVPGSAEAEGDDPSADALAGPDEDDRATAGAPGARG, encoded by the coding sequence ATGGCCGGCACCGCCACCGCACCGGGCCGCGCGGACGACGCGCCGCTCGTCGTGCTGACGCCACGCACCGTGTGGCTCATCTTCGGCGCCCTCATGGCGTCGATGTTCCTGTCGTCGCTCGACCAGTCCATCGTCGGCACGGCGATGCCGACGATCGTCGGGGAGCTCGACGGCGTCGAGCACCAGGGCTGGGTCGTGACCGCCTACATCCTGGCCATCGCGATCGTCATGCCCCTGTACGGCAAGTTCGGCGACCTGTGGGGCCGGCGCTGGCCGTTCCTCGTCGCGATCGCGCTGTTCACCCTCGGTTCCGCGGTCGCGGGCTTCGCGGGCTCGTTCGGGTGGCTCGTCGTCGGCCGCGGGGTCCAGGGCCTCGGCGGCGGCGGCCTGATGATCCTGTCGCAGGCGATCATCGCGGACATCGTGCCCGCCAAGGACCGCGGCAAGTACATGGGCCCGATGGGTGCGCTGTTCGGCATCGCGGCCGTCGTCGGCCCGCTCCTCGGCGGCCTGTTCACCGAGCACGCCGACTGGCGCTGGTGCTTCTGGATCAACATCCCGATCGGCGCCGCGGCGTTCGCCGTCGCGTGGTTCGCCCTCAAGCTCCCGACGCACCGCTCGGGCCGCCGCATCGACGTCGCGGGCATCCTCTTCGTCGTCCTCGGGACCTCGGGCCTCGTGCTCGCGACGAGCTGGGAGAGCTGGAGCGGGCAGCGCGGCTACGACTGGTCCGACCCGGGCCTGCTCGCGCTCGTGGTCGGGACGCTCGCGTCGATCGCGCTGTTCGTGCTCGCCGAGGCCAAGGCGTCCGACCCGATCCTGCCGCTGCGCCTGTTCCGCAACCCGACGTTCACGATCGCCACGACGATCGGGTTCATCCTCGGCATGGGCATGTTCTCCGCGCTCGCGTTCCTGCCGACGTTCCTGCAGATGTCCACCGGCGTCGGCGTCACGCAGTCCGGCTACCTGCTGCTGCCGATGATGGCGGGCGTCATGCTCACCGCGATCGGCTCCGGCATCGCGATCACGAGGACGGGGCGCTACAAGGTCTTCCCCGTCGTCGGCCTCGCGATCACGACCGTCGGCATGGTGTGGCTCACGCGCATCACGGGCGACATGTCGATGTGGCTGTTCGGCGCGATGATCTTCGTGCTCGGCGCCGGGATGGGCCTCGTCATGCAGACGATCGTCCTGGCCGTGCAGAACGCCGTGGACCCGCACGAGCTCGGCACGGCGACGTCCGCGAACAACTTCTTCCGCGAGATCGGCGCCGCGGTCGGCGTCGCGGTGTTCAGCACCATGTTCACCAGCCGCCTCGTCGACCAGGTCACCGACGTCTTCGCGGACGTGCCGCAGGGTGCGGGCGCCGGCGAGGCGTCGGGCCTCACGCCGGACGCCGTGCAGCAGCTGCCGGAGCCGTTCCGGACCGGCGTGATCGACGCCTACGCCGACAGCCTGTCCTCGTCGTTCTGGTACTTCATCCCGCTCGTCGTGGTCGGCTTCGTGCTCGCGCTGTTCCTCCGCGAGGTCGCGCTCTCCGACGTGGCCGGCATGGTCGCCCGCGGCGAGGCCGTCGCGGACCCGTCCCGGGCGACGCAGGCGGGCGAGCCGGACGTGGCCGTGCCCGGTTCTGCGGAGGCCGAGGGCGACGACCCGTCGGCCGACGCCCTCGCCGGTCCCGACGAGGACGACCGGGCCACGGCCGGGGCGCCCGGCGCGCGCGGCTAG
- the dhaL gene encoding dihydroxyacetone kinase subunit DhaL → MTLDVAWAVDWVRRSAATVTEHRDELVELDRLIGDGDHGENLRRGFAAVLAKLDALEEPPAQIGDVLRLVATTLMSTVGGAAGPLYGTAYLRASKATATTTLDSGGVVALLEAALDGVVTRGKAGPGEKTMVDAWTPAVAAAVEAADHGAPPSEVLASAARAAHEGAEATVPLVATKGRASYLGERSAGHLDPGARSSELILAAAADAAAAAG, encoded by the coding sequence ATGACGCTGGACGTGGCGTGGGCGGTCGACTGGGTACGCCGGTCGGCGGCCACCGTGACGGAGCACCGGGACGAGCTCGTCGAGCTCGACCGGCTCATCGGCGACGGTGACCACGGGGAGAACCTCCGCCGGGGCTTCGCCGCCGTCCTGGCCAAGCTCGACGCGCTCGAGGAGCCGCCGGCGCAGATCGGCGACGTGCTGCGGCTCGTCGCGACGACGCTCATGTCGACGGTGGGCGGCGCCGCCGGGCCGCTGTACGGCACCGCGTACCTGCGTGCGTCCAAGGCCACGGCGACGACCACGCTGGACAGCGGGGGCGTCGTCGCGCTGCTGGAGGCCGCGCTCGACGGCGTCGTGACGCGGGGCAAGGCGGGCCCGGGTGAGAAGACCATGGTCGACGCGTGGACCCCGGCGGTCGCCGCCGCGGTCGAGGCGGCGGACCACGGCGCGCCGCCCTCGGAGGTGCTCGCCTCGGCCGCCCGCGCCGCGCACGAGGGCGCGGAGGCGACCGTGCCGCTGGTCGCGACGAAGGGCCGCGCGAGCTACCTCGGCGAGCGCTCCGCGGGGCACCTGGACCCCGGGGCGCGGTCGAGCGAGCTCATCCTGGCGGCCGCGGCGGACGCCGCCGCCGCGGCCGGCTGA
- a CDS encoding DUF4233 domain-containing protein, whose amino-acid sequence MSMHGGGRGGRKRPAKPQFTQMTLILEALLVFFATLVAYGLRVAPPATVWTLGGVTALVLLLLAGYVGRPGGYVAGTVAQLAVLGFGVLVPMMFVIGGVFVVLWVVSLRLGGRIDRERAEYDAAHPAG is encoded by the coding sequence ATGAGCATGCACGGTGGCGGCCGGGGCGGTCGCAAGCGGCCCGCGAAGCCGCAGTTCACCCAGATGACGCTGATCCTCGAGGCGCTCCTGGTGTTCTTCGCGACGCTCGTGGCCTACGGGCTGCGGGTCGCCCCGCCCGCCACCGTGTGGACCCTCGGCGGCGTGACCGCCCTCGTGCTCCTGCTGCTCGCCGGCTACGTCGGCCGCCCGGGCGGCTACGTCGCGGGGACGGTCGCCCAGCTGGCCGTCCTCGGGTTCGGCGTGCTCGTCCCGATGATGTTCGTGATCGGCGGCGTCTTCGTCGTGCTGTGGGTCGTCTCGCTGCGCCTCGGCGGGCGGATCGACCGCGAGCGGGCGGAGTACGACGCGGCCCACCCGGCCGGCTGA
- a CDS encoding LPXTG cell wall anchor domain-containing protein, with product MSARRGAASSLVLAVVLALVSLLVGGGSATASTRTAPLRATFTGLLPGSVDSHAWGLRLSRDAVVTEVTTTALRPGTGVEWDAWLSSRATGERVPVTPDAVGVRVAAGDYDLTVRVRALDDIAPGATYSLDGHLVVADATTGPEVGQRGSRGPLALTGADALPLLLAALAAALVGLLLLVAARRRRRDDETTTPEPADDDPSPVLPTPHHFPRREP from the coding sequence GTGAGCGCGCGCCGGGGCGCGGCCTCGAGCCTCGTGCTCGCGGTCGTCCTCGCCCTCGTCTCCCTGCTGGTCGGCGGCGGGAGTGCCACCGCCTCGACGCGCACCGCGCCCCTGCGGGCCACCTTCACGGGGTTGCTGCCCGGGTCGGTGGACAGCCACGCCTGGGGGCTGCGGCTCAGCCGCGACGCGGTCGTCACCGAGGTGACGACCACAGCCCTGCGCCCGGGCACGGGTGTCGAGTGGGACGCGTGGCTCTCGTCGCGTGCGACGGGCGAGCGCGTCCCGGTCACGCCCGACGCGGTCGGGGTCCGGGTCGCCGCGGGCGACTACGACCTCACGGTTCGGGTCAGGGCGCTCGACGACATCGCGCCCGGCGCGACCTACAGCCTCGACGGCCACCTCGTGGTCGCCGACGCCACCACCGGACCGGAGGTCGGGCAGCGCGGGTCTCGAGGTCCGCTGGCGCTCACCGGCGCCGACGCCCTGCCACTACTGCTGGCCGCGCTCGCGGCCGCGCTCGTGGGGCTCCTCCTGCTCGTGGCTGCCCGGCGCCGCCGGCGCGACGACGAGACGACGACGCCCGAGCCCGCGGACGACGACCCCTCACCGGTCCTGCCGACGCCCCACCATTTCCCGAGGAGGGAACCGTGA